The following are encoded together in the Acidicapsa ligni genome:
- the smc gene encoding chromosome segregation protein SMC, protein MLKLKKIHILGFKSFADRTEVALPGTGIAVVVGPNGCGKSNILDGVTWVLGEQSAKTLRGAHMMDVIFAGTRDRKALGMAEVTITMVDPEAYEGPMAIDSMAPEVHIENEMPADWDETALRKQRATDVEEAIAENQPGQVVDEDEGEVAPAPPTESEMQGGAEQAVVLKIRRRKFQRTPAQKGEIVITRRLFRTGESEYLLNGKLCRLRDIQDIFMGTGLGPESYAIIGQERIGQLLSSKPHDRRAIIEEAAGITRFKTKKRLAELRLESAKQNLARVDDIFDEVTRQMNSLKRQAAKAERFAALRDELRTKLRVTIASRMARMDAEQLKLEQEIATLTTQIDGSASEIEMLEGSSHGLSERGFELDKLGQQSQAQANGAAVELERAAARERGNSERVAELESRLAGMAADLEQTRTQIAGIGEERTQHKQFLENAAEESRAFRQQVEARQNEARGAAQQVFDAERGLESGRRNAMHLLTLAGTARNQTAQAEESLAALEREAQRLENEMGQARAEAGNLGAERGQVGIRFETATEALKQLEAEIAELRETLGVRRQEEAALRTRTNQLRSEQASLTGRRNSLDSVIKNHSYSTETVRKLLKADSLGPGMTPIGTLADFLDVAGEHEVIADDFLREELNYIVVKNWRDAEEGVRLLRSGMDGRATFLVHPEDGSAVSNHSNDVISGEGLVSLRQMIKVQNGFGQALEGMLPKLRHGYLAPDAETARKSAMSYPQGYFLAPTGECFHNATVSGGKPAAEGPLAVKRELRETQKKLSSVEADLNHAEISAVEAARAIEEVAARLEQLSEQRRQAERDAANQGAALKQMESEVQRIERRLQEWLLQAARNKEASDQKQGLIGQKLEEAQRLEAEHTAAEVRLEELQQGLSELRQGREGLQQEAARVTAELAGLEERRRGAESAYRRIDQLHADMERRVLALEQQRVAAEAERDQRIGESGQLEVRQLELKASRDQALEEARSAAAEAKALREQLATMEAQLKILRSSTDAFREKRSLFASQAAKLKSDLEHLEAGCLNELGVEAVALRAEEGIAHLEGDELVAEEEAGRELRQKLEAMGPVNMMALEEYKETSERHEFLETQRKDLIDSIENTQSTIKEIDQISRTKFDEAFVKINENFGHVFSRLFHGGQAFLRLTDAENQAESGLEIVASPPGKKLQNVLLLSGGEKALTALSLLVGIFQYQPAPFCVLDEVDAALDETNVGRLADMLHGMSQDTQFLLVTHSKRMMQTADMIYGVTMQEPGVSKIVSVHMGGQQRATA, encoded by the coding sequence ATGCTGAAACTGAAAAAGATCCATATCCTGGGCTTCAAGAGCTTTGCCGACCGTACTGAAGTAGCGTTGCCGGGAACGGGCATTGCGGTGGTGGTGGGGCCGAATGGGTGCGGCAAGTCGAACATTCTGGATGGCGTGACCTGGGTGCTGGGCGAGCAGAGCGCAAAGACGCTGCGCGGCGCGCACATGATGGATGTGATCTTTGCCGGAACGCGGGACCGCAAGGCGCTGGGAATGGCCGAAGTGACGATCACAATGGTGGATCCCGAGGCGTATGAGGGGCCTATGGCGATTGATTCCATGGCCCCCGAGGTGCATATCGAGAACGAGATGCCCGCCGACTGGGACGAAACTGCGTTGCGAAAGCAGCGGGCCACGGATGTGGAAGAGGCGATTGCCGAGAACCAGCCGGGGCAGGTTGTGGACGAGGATGAGGGCGAAGTTGCGCCTGCACCGCCGACGGAGAGCGAGATGCAGGGCGGCGCGGAGCAGGCGGTGGTGCTGAAGATTCGCCGCCGGAAGTTTCAGCGGACTCCGGCGCAGAAGGGCGAGATTGTCATTACGCGACGGCTATTTCGTACTGGCGAGAGCGAGTATCTGCTGAACGGAAAGCTGTGCCGGTTACGCGATATCCAGGACATCTTCATGGGTACCGGTCTTGGGCCGGAGAGTTACGCGATTATCGGGCAGGAGCGGATCGGGCAGTTGCTGAGTTCGAAGCCGCACGATCGTCGCGCGATTATTGAAGAAGCCGCGGGCATTACGCGGTTCAAGACGAAGAAGCGGTTGGCGGAGTTACGGCTTGAATCGGCGAAGCAGAACCTGGCGCGCGTGGATGACATCTTCGATGAAGTAACGCGGCAGATGAACAGCCTGAAGCGGCAGGCGGCCAAGGCGGAGCGTTTTGCAGCGCTGCGCGATGAGTTGCGGACCAAGCTGCGGGTAACGATTGCCAGCCGCATGGCGCGAATGGATGCGGAGCAGTTGAAGCTGGAGCAGGAGATTGCAACGCTGACGACGCAGATCGATGGCTCCGCGTCGGAGATCGAGATGCTTGAGGGCTCTTCGCACGGGCTGAGCGAGCGGGGATTTGAGCTCGACAAGCTGGGGCAGCAGTCGCAGGCACAGGCCAATGGCGCGGCTGTCGAACTTGAGCGGGCTGCGGCGCGGGAGCGTGGCAACAGCGAGCGTGTGGCGGAGCTTGAGTCACGGCTGGCGGGCATGGCAGCAGATCTGGAACAGACACGGACGCAGATTGCCGGAATCGGTGAAGAGCGGACGCAGCACAAGCAGTTCCTGGAGAATGCGGCGGAGGAGTCGCGGGCGTTTCGCCAGCAGGTTGAGGCGCGGCAGAATGAAGCGCGGGGTGCGGCACAACAGGTTTTCGACGCGGAGCGGGGGCTGGAGAGCGGACGCCGCAATGCGATGCATTTGCTGACCCTGGCAGGCACGGCGCGCAACCAGACGGCGCAGGCAGAGGAGTCGCTTGCGGCGCTTGAGCGCGAGGCGCAACGGCTTGAAAACGAGATGGGCCAGGCGCGGGCTGAGGCGGGAAATCTTGGCGCGGAGCGTGGACAGGTCGGCATTCGTTTTGAGACTGCGACCGAAGCTCTGAAGCAGCTTGAAGCGGAGATTGCAGAGCTGCGCGAGACGCTCGGCGTTCGAAGGCAGGAAGAAGCAGCGCTGCGCACGCGGACCAATCAGCTTCGCAGTGAGCAGGCTTCGCTTACAGGACGACGCAACTCGCTGGACTCGGTGATCAAGAATCACAGCTATTCGACGGAGACGGTGCGGAAGCTGCTGAAGGCGGACTCACTTGGGCCGGGGATGACTCCGATTGGAACGCTGGCGGATTTTCTGGATGTGGCTGGCGAGCATGAAGTCATTGCGGATGATTTTCTGCGGGAAGAGCTGAATTACATCGTCGTCAAGAACTGGCGCGATGCGGAAGAAGGCGTTCGGCTGCTGCGTTCGGGGATGGATGGGCGTGCGACCTTCCTGGTTCATCCGGAGGATGGCTCGGCTGTTTCCAATCACTCCAACGATGTGATTTCAGGCGAAGGCCTTGTCTCTCTGCGGCAGATGATCAAGGTGCAGAACGGTTTTGGTCAGGCGCTTGAAGGGATGCTGCCGAAGCTGCGTCATGGATATCTTGCTCCGGATGCGGAGACCGCGCGGAAGAGCGCGATGAGTTATCCGCAGGGCTATTTTCTTGCACCTACGGGTGAGTGCTTTCATAACGCGACGGTGAGCGGCGGCAAGCCTGCGGCCGAGGGTCCGCTGGCGGTGAAGCGCGAGCTTCGCGAGACGCAAAAAAAGTTGTCGAGTGTTGAAGCGGATCTGAATCACGCGGAGATCAGTGCGGTTGAAGCGGCGCGAGCCATTGAAGAAGTGGCGGCGCGGCTTGAGCAGTTGAGCGAGCAGCGACGGCAGGCGGAGCGCGATGCGGCCAACCAGGGCGCGGCTCTGAAGCAGATGGAGTCCGAAGTTCAACGAATCGAGCGGCGGCTGCAGGAGTGGCTGCTACAGGCTGCGCGGAACAAGGAAGCAAGCGACCAGAAGCAGGGATTGATCGGGCAGAAGCTTGAAGAGGCACAGCGGCTTGAAGCGGAGCATACGGCGGCTGAGGTTCGGCTGGAGGAGTTGCAGCAGGGTCTATCCGAGTTGCGCCAGGGCCGCGAGGGATTGCAGCAGGAAGCTGCGCGGGTTACAGCGGAACTGGCTGGACTTGAAGAACGGAGACGCGGCGCAGAGAGTGCTTACAGGCGCATCGATCAGCTTCATGCGGACATGGAGCGGCGCGTGCTGGCGCTGGAGCAGCAGCGTGTTGCAGCCGAGGCGGAACGCGATCAGCGCATTGGCGAGAGTGGCCAGCTTGAGGTGCGTCAGCTTGAGTTGAAAGCCTCACGCGATCAGGCTCTTGAAGAGGCTCGCAGCGCTGCCGCAGAGGCGAAGGCTTTGCGTGAGCAGCTTGCCACGATGGAAGCGCAGTTGAAGATTCTGCGCTCATCGACGGATGCTTTCCGCGAGAAGCGCAGTTTGTTTGCGAGCCAGGCGGCGAAGCTGAAGAGCGATCTTGAGCATCTCGAAGCCGGTTGTTTGAATGAGCTTGGCGTGGAGGCAGTTGCGCTTCGTGCGGAAGAAGGAATTGCCCATCTTGAAGGCGATGAGCTTGTTGCTGAAGAAGAGGCCGGGCGCGAGTTGCGGCAGAAGCTTGAGGCGATGGGTCCGGTGAACATGATGGCGCTTGAGGAGTACAAGGAGACTTCGGAGCGGCATGAGTTCCTTGAGACACAGCGCAAAGACCTGATCGATTCGATTGAGAATACGCAGAGCACGATCAAGGAGATCGATCAGATTTCACGCACGAAGTTCGATGAAGCGTTTGTGAAGATCAATGAGAACTTTGGGCATGTGTTCAGCAGATTGTTCCATGGCGGGCAGGCGTTTCTGCGCTTGACGGATGCGGAGAATCAGGCCGAGAGCGGGCTTGAGATTGTGGCTTCGCCTCCGGGCAAGAAGCTGCAGAATGTACTGCTGCTTTCGGGCGGCGAAAAGGCGCTTACTGCGCTGAGTCTGCTGGTTGGAATCTTCCAGTATCAGCCTGCACCTTTCTGCGTACTGGACGAAGTGGATGCGGCGCTCGATGAAACCAACGTCGGGCGGCTCGCGGACATGCTGCATGGAATGAGCCAGGATACGCAGTTCCTGCTGGTGACGCACTCCAAGCGGATGATGCAGACGGCGGATATGATCTATGGCGTGACGATGCAGGAGCCCGGTGTTTCAAAGATCGTGAGTGTACATATGGGCGGGCAGCAGAGGGCTACTGCCTAG
- a CDS encoding DUF6979 family protein → MANRYGEAALMAARQSASQNMNPMDQWQIAMESLYPTSIAARKKGSPRAAFLGLCEEGLVKGIPAGHYRASKDDKASAIRAAALLVEGSQSWSIGTLWKAVSENSEKPHNSQLDVVMALWKNDLIVRNP, encoded by the coding sequence ATGGCAAATCGATACGGAGAAGCAGCTCTGATGGCTGCCCGGCAGTCCGCTTCTCAAAACATGAACCCCATGGATCAATGGCAAATCGCTATGGAATCGCTCTACCCCACCAGCATCGCCGCCCGCAAAAAAGGCAGCCCACGCGCCGCTTTTCTCGGATTGTGCGAAGAAGGCCTCGTGAAGGGAATTCCAGCCGGCCATTACCGCGCCTCCAAAGACGACAAAGCCAGCGCGATTCGAGCCGCAGCCTTACTTGTCGAAGGATCTCAAAGCTGGTCTATCGGCACCCTTTGGAAAGCAGTCTCCGAAAACTCCGAAAAGCCCCACAACAGCCAGTTGGATGTTGTCATGGCCCTCTGGAAAAACGACCTCATCGTCCGCAATCCCTAG
- the katG gene encoding catalase/peroxidase HPI, which translates to MSEEAKCPVAHGTQRPLAGGVRMNSDWWPNQLNLKILHMHSPLSSPMIEGFNYAEEFKTLDLHAVIKDLQELMTSSQSWWPADYGHYGPFFIRMAWHSAGTYRIADGRGGAGAGMQRFAPLNSWPDNVSLDKARRLIWPIKQKYGRKISWADLIILTGTVALESMGLKTFGFAGGREDVWEPEEVYWGNETTWLGDNRYSGDRHLENPLGAVQMGLIYVNPEGPNNNPDPVAAVRDIRETFARMAMDDEETVALIAGGHTFGKAHGAADPAKYVGPEPEGAAIEEQGLGWKSSFESGSGAHAISSGLEGAWTMNPTRWDNNFFENLFAYEWELTKSPAGAQQWTPKNGAAAGTVPDAHDASKRHAPIMFTTDLALIMDPSYKEISKRFLDDPQYFAHVFTRAWFKLTHRDMGPIARYLGPLVPTETLIWQDPIPAVDHELVGEQDIAALKAKILASGLSISELVTTAWASASTFRGGDKRGGANGARIRLEPQKDWEVNQPAQLAKVLQALETIQKDFNASQSGGKKVSLADLIVLGGSAAVEEAAKKAGSDVKVPFAPGRTDASQDQTDVHSFIPLEPTADAFRNYLRNGQQRSQTDLLVDKANLLTLSAPEMTVLIGGLRVLNANFGQTTHGVFTKRPETLTNDFFVNLLDMSTKWQKSTTPEGVSQGLLEGHDRTTGELKWTGTIVDLVFGSNSQLRALAEVYACSDSQESFVQAFAAAWTKVMNLDRFDI; encoded by the coding sequence TTGTCAGAAGAAGCAAAATGCCCGGTAGCGCACGGTACTCAAAGGCCCCTCGCGGGCGGTGTCCGTATGAACTCGGATTGGTGGCCTAATCAACTCAATCTGAAAATTCTGCACATGCACTCCCCCTTGTCCAGCCCCATGATCGAAGGGTTCAACTACGCTGAGGAGTTCAAGACCCTCGACCTGCACGCCGTGATCAAGGATCTCCAGGAATTGATGACCAGCTCGCAGTCCTGGTGGCCGGCAGATTACGGACACTACGGGCCGTTCTTCATCCGCATGGCATGGCACAGCGCAGGCACCTATCGCATCGCCGATGGACGCGGCGGCGCTGGCGCGGGCATGCAGCGGTTTGCCCCTCTCAATAGCTGGCCGGACAACGTCAGCCTCGACAAGGCGCGGCGGTTAATCTGGCCCATCAAGCAAAAATACGGCCGCAAAATCTCCTGGGCCGACCTGATTATTCTCACCGGTACCGTCGCGCTGGAGTCGATGGGACTCAAGACCTTCGGTTTCGCCGGCGGTCGCGAAGACGTCTGGGAGCCCGAAGAAGTCTACTGGGGCAATGAAACCACGTGGCTCGGAGACAACCGCTACAGCGGCGACCGTCACCTGGAGAACCCGCTCGGCGCCGTCCAGATGGGCCTCATCTACGTAAACCCGGAGGGCCCCAACAACAACCCCGATCCAGTCGCCGCGGTTCGCGATATACGTGAGACATTCGCGCGCATGGCGATGGATGACGAAGAGACAGTAGCGCTCATCGCAGGCGGACACACCTTCGGCAAAGCTCATGGCGCTGCCGATCCCGCAAAGTATGTCGGCCCCGAGCCCGAGGGTGCCGCAATCGAAGAGCAAGGCCTCGGCTGGAAGAGCAGTTTTGAAAGCGGCAGCGGTGCTCACGCCATCAGCAGTGGGTTAGAAGGCGCCTGGACCATGAATCCGACCAGGTGGGACAACAACTTCTTCGAAAACCTCTTCGCCTATGAATGGGAACTGACCAAAAGCCCCGCCGGTGCCCAGCAATGGACACCCAAGAACGGAGCAGCAGCCGGTACCGTGCCCGATGCTCATGACGCATCGAAGAGGCACGCTCCCATCATGTTCACGACCGATCTTGCCTTGATCATGGACCCCAGCTACAAGGAGATTTCGAAACGCTTCCTCGACGATCCCCAGTACTTCGCCCACGTCTTCACCAGGGCCTGGTTCAAGTTGACCCATCGCGACATGGGACCAATCGCGCGATACCTCGGCCCGCTCGTCCCAACCGAAACACTCATCTGGCAGGATCCCATTCCCGCAGTCGATCACGAACTGGTCGGAGAGCAGGACATCGCTGCCCTGAAGGCGAAAATCCTTGCCTCCGGACTTTCCATCTCCGAGCTCGTCACAACCGCCTGGGCATCGGCATCAACCTTCCGTGGCGGCGACAAGCGCGGCGGAGCGAACGGGGCACGCATTCGCCTCGAACCGCAAAAGGATTGGGAAGTCAACCAGCCCGCCCAACTCGCCAAGGTACTTCAGGCACTCGAAACGATCCAGAAAGACTTCAACGCTTCGCAGTCGGGCGGCAAGAAGGTTTCTCTCGCCGACCTTATCGTTCTCGGCGGCTCAGCAGCTGTTGAAGAAGCCGCGAAGAAGGCGGGCAGCGACGTAAAGGTTCCCTTTGCGCCCGGCCGCACCGATGCATCGCAGGATCAGACCGACGTGCACTCCTTCATTCCACTGGAGCCGACCGCAGACGCGTTCCGCAACTACCTCCGAAACGGGCAGCAGAGATCCCAGACCGATCTGCTCGTAGACAAGGCAAACCTGCTCACCCTGAGCGCTCCCGAGATGACCGTTCTGATCGGCGGCCTGCGCGTGCTCAATGCCAACTTTGGACAGACAACACACGGCGTCTTCACCAAGCGGCCGGAAACACTGACCAACGATTTCTTCGTAAACCTCCTCGACATGAGCACGAAGTGGCAGAAGTCAACCACTCCCGAAGGCGTGTCGCAAGGCTTGCTCGAAGGGCATGATCGCACCACCGGAGAGCTCAAGTGGACAGGCACCATCGTCGATTTGGTCTTCGGTTCAAACTCCCAACTCCGGGCCCTCGCCGAAGTCTATGCCTGCAGCGACTCGCAGGAGTCGTTCGTGCAAGCCTTCGCAGCAGCCTGGACTAAAGTGATGAACCTCGACCGCTTCGACATTTAA
- a CDS encoding LysR substrate-binding domain-containing protein, translated as MNLQELRYFAAVAEFRHFGRAAEACNVSQPTLSSQIRKLEEELGVTLLERTNKRVDMTPVGRLILEHAHKALAEAGQIEAVAQAARDPLVGALRLGVIPTLAPYLLPLMLGPLRKAFPGLAIELWEDQTRALVEGLRSHRLDAALVGSSISSTGTAEITEIVLFAEPLVAVLPPKHRLTKSETVDEQDMAEDLLVMADGHCLANQTLTACGAKVGLQSTMQAATLETLVNLVAAGYGTTLIPALAVPWLENRGLAKAGTLNRGVEMRPLLQKSTRMIRLASRPGFPRPQALRAIEKVIRKAVPAGWSV; from the coding sequence ATGAATTTGCAGGAGTTGCGGTATTTTGCGGCGGTGGCTGAGTTTCGGCATTTTGGGCGGGCGGCTGAGGCCTGCAATGTGAGCCAGCCGACGCTGAGCAGCCAGATTCGCAAGCTGGAAGAGGAGCTGGGTGTTACGCTGCTGGAGCGAACGAACAAGCGCGTGGATATGACTCCGGTGGGGCGGTTGATTCTGGAGCACGCGCACAAGGCGCTGGCGGAGGCTGGGCAGATTGAGGCGGTGGCGCAGGCGGCACGCGATCCGCTGGTGGGGGCGCTGCGGCTGGGGGTGATTCCGACGCTGGCTCCGTACCTGCTGCCGCTGATGCTGGGGCCGCTGCGAAAGGCTTTTCCGGGGTTGGCGATTGAGCTTTGGGAGGATCAGACGCGGGCGTTGGTCGAGGGGTTGCGAAGTCATCGGCTGGATGCTGCGCTGGTTGGTTCCTCGATCTCATCGACGGGGACGGCGGAGATTACGGAGATTGTGTTGTTTGCCGAGCCGCTGGTGGCAGTTTTGCCACCGAAGCACCGGTTGACGAAGAGCGAGACGGTGGACGAGCAGGATATGGCCGAAGATCTGCTGGTGATGGCGGATGGGCATTGCCTGGCAAATCAGACATTGACTGCGTGCGGGGCCAAAGTGGGCTTGCAGAGCACGATGCAGGCGGCGACGCTTGAGACGCTGGTGAACCTGGTGGCGGCAGGGTATGGGACTACGCTGATTCCGGCGCTGGCTGTGCCGTGGCTGGAGAATCGCGGGTTGGCGAAGGCGGGAACTCTGAATCGAGGGGTGGAGATGCGGCCGCTTTTGCAGAAGTCGACGCGGATGATTCGGCTGGCGAGCAGGCCTGGATTTCCGAGGCCGCAGGCGCTGCGGGCGATTGAGAAGGTGATTCGGAAGGCGGTGCCGGCGGGGTGGTCTGTTTAG
- a CDS encoding DUF1330 domain-containing protein, whose amino-acid sequence MYMPGYFVINLKVTNRQKIEEYSDEVAVLVEQYGGHYLVRGGAYDILEGEWDADRVVVVEFPNVEAVKSFHASGQYARLHQICTEGAKSNAIAVAGVERRSA is encoded by the coding sequence ATGTATATGCCAGGCTATTTCGTAATTAACTTAAAGGTCACGAATCGCCAGAAGATTGAGGAATACTCCGACGAAGTCGCTGTCCTGGTCGAGCAATATGGAGGTCATTACCTCGTACGTGGAGGCGCATACGACATCCTCGAAGGCGAGTGGGATGCCGACCGTGTCGTGGTCGTCGAGTTTCCCAACGTCGAAGCCGTGAAAAGTTTCCACGCCTCCGGCCAGTACGCTCGCCTCCATCAGATCTGCACCGAGGGCGCCAAATCCAACGCCATCGCCGTAGCAGGAGTCGAGCGGCGATCAGCCTGA
- a CDS encoding phosphoribosylaminoimidazolesuccinocarboxamide synthase: MSVLLQSNLGSVPLIGRGKVRDLYSVKHDGADALLLVASDRISAFDFVLGSGIPGKGKILTQISLFWFELLADIVPNHLITAEVSEFPTELQPYADQLEGRTMLVKRAEMFPVECVARGYLAGSGWKEYQATGTVCGIALPAELQDGSRLPEPLFTPATKSQDGAHDENIPFSAMEDAIGAADAAELRRLTMALYTKAATHAEKHGLILADTKFEFGRVSSQGSTTQIILGDEALTPDSSRFWEAASWRPGGAQPSFDKQFVRDYLESIRWNKQAPAPALPEDVVNRTQAKYLEAFRLLTGHDLVL, translated from the coding sequence TTGTCAGTCCTCCTTCAGAGCAATCTTGGTAGCGTTCCGCTGATTGGGCGGGGCAAGGTGCGTGATCTTTACTCTGTGAAACATGACGGAGCGGATGCGCTTTTGCTAGTGGCCTCCGATCGTATCTCGGCGTTTGATTTTGTGCTGGGATCGGGGATTCCGGGCAAGGGAAAGATTCTGACGCAGATCTCGTTGTTCTGGTTTGAGCTGCTTGCGGACATTGTTCCCAACCACCTGATCACGGCTGAGGTGAGCGAGTTCCCTACCGAGTTGCAGCCGTATGCAGATCAGCTTGAGGGCCGTACGATGCTGGTGAAGCGGGCGGAGATGTTTCCCGTGGAGTGTGTTGCTCGCGGGTATCTGGCTGGCTCGGGATGGAAGGAATATCAGGCTACAGGAACAGTCTGCGGAATTGCGTTGCCTGCGGAGTTGCAGGATGGTTCGCGATTGCCGGAGCCTTTGTTCACGCCTGCGACAAAGAGCCAGGATGGCGCGCACGATGAGAATATTCCTTTCTCGGCGATGGAAGACGCGATTGGCGCTGCGGATGCTGCGGAGCTGCGGCGGTTGACGATGGCGCTCTATACGAAGGCTGCGACTCATGCGGAGAAGCATGGGTTGATTCTCGCGGATACGAAGTTTGAGTTTGGACGTGTGAGCAGTCAGGGAAGTACGACACAGATCATTCTCGGCGATGAGGCTTTGACGCCTGATTCTTCGCGCTTCTGGGAGGCTGCGTCGTGGCGGCCGGGCGGTGCGCAACCGAGCTTTGACAAGCAGTTTGTGCGCGATTACCTGGAGAGCATTCGCTGGAACAAGCAGGCCCCTGCGCCTGCGTTGCCGGAGGATGTGGTGAACAGGACACAGGCGAAGTATCTTGAGGCGTTTCGGTTGTTGACGGGCCATGATCTGGTGCTCTGA